Genomic window (Primulina eburnea isolate SZY01 chromosome 8, ASM2296580v1, whole genome shotgun sequence):
ATAAacagaaaaaataatatatataaccacaaaataatacatatttttaaatccCAAGGATAACACACACTTACAACAAAaacatatttattaaaataaaatcaagaaaTTCAAATGAATCGAATGCAAGATACCAACCACGATAACGGTATGGTGCtctcaaatttaaaaatatctcgAGTTCGAAGTTTCAATTCTCCCATTACTCGGGAGAAAAAATGAAATACTCATGTCCAAGCTCCACAAATCAaattaatcccaaaatttggggAGATTTTTTCATTTTATTCAATTTAGAGAATGAAGTGTGAAGAATGTTTTTATTACATGGATTAGGTCCAGACGAATACAACGAGGAAAGTGATGCATTTTCAACAAAGCTAAATTTAGTTTATGAGGTATCTATGAAGCATATTTGGCTGAAGAACAAACACCACACAAATATTTTATGGTCTACAACTCACTTACTGTGTtttcaaagagaacacacacattcttaatacaggagaacaaacatcacacaaatattatagaactaagcactcaaatactataggatgagagaaaactcgaataAGAGATTATTTCAGAATGAGGGGAgggagatctatttatagagtctCATGTCCGTGTGAAGAAGCATAGTAAGCACGTTTTCCATCTTCAAATTCTGCTGCAGCTCGTTTTGACAAATACCAGCCAACATTTGTTGACTTAATGacaatgcattaaatgcattgTCATTATTTGTTGACATTTTTCCCACTTAgatatttgattgagaatcaaacacatctccacatATCTTTTCAATCTTGTCATTTCCTACTGCTTAAGTTTCCGCTAGGCCAATTGAGGATCTATACCACTCAAATTTATCAATATTCACTGGCTTGGTCAAAAAATCAGctatattttcttttgtataGATCTTCTGCATGTACACGATTCCGTCTTCTAATACTTCTCGAACAAAGTGAAATTGAACTCCAATGTGTTTtgtcctggaatgaaaggctggattccttgtGATGTACAAGACACTCTTACTGTCAGAAAACAAAAGAACATTATATTGTTTGTGCTCGATCTCCTCGAATAACTTTTTAATCCATATTGTCTCCTTGCAAGTTTGAGTAGCTGACATGTATTCTGACTCTGTTGTAGATAATGTCACAACTGTTTGCAATTTTGAAACACAGCTTACTGCTCCCTCtacaagtgtaaacacataaccagtagtagattttctcttatcaggatcacctgcataatctgaatcaaAATAGCCCTTGAGTGTAAATCTGATACTctataacataatgcagcatttgaagtacccttaatgtatctaaggatcctcttaaccGTGCTCCAACGCTCTTTTCAGGATTTGACATgcaccgactaactgctcccactgcttgagcaatgtatagtcttgtacagatcatggcgaacatcaaacttcccactgctgatgcatatggtactcgagacatctccatcatCTATGCTTCACTGttaggacacatctcggagaATAACTCGAAGTTAACACGAAGAAGGGTCTagattggcttactatcttgcatgttgaagcgttacaagactttcttcaaataatttttctgagaaaggcaaatctttctgttacttctgtctcggtgaacttgcatccctatcttgtttgctggtcccaagtccttcatatcaaattccctagccaactgtgtATTCAAACCTGGGAcatgatctttgttggggcgtgctaccaacatgtcatccacatacaacagtaaaattatataatcatcaccatacctcttgaaatacgtacaagAGTTTGCACTCaatctgttgtatccaaggctcatgatataggaatcaaatctcttgtaccaacacctcggcgcctgtttgagaccatacAGAGATTTGTTCAACTTGCAAACTAAGTTCTCTTTGTATTTTTCTGCAAAAGAGATATAAGATATCATAGTCAAAGGAATGTGGAGCGATGTTGATCAAATTGTCAATAAAAAgtagatttttttataaaagactTGATTGTtcctttaataaaattttattatgaacttataaaaatattgttcattaatatgttggattgacataaaatattgaaattttgatttcaataaattAGATAGTTCATTTGTcgtttttcataaattaaacgtttaattaagtaaaattcatttacattcataaatagaaataataatttaaaattgaagAAGATAtctatgtccaataattatttaacagaaattaataaaaataaataaatcacaattataaattacaaAATTCACATAATTCTATgacaatctatatatatacctataaaagtgtggatcATCATTTGTTTTCCAATTGTGAAAAGACACAAATGTCTTCTTTGTTAATACGAATTCAAAAAATCATATAAGGATATATATGTCAAATTGTAACAAATGCTAATAAATTGTCATTACAACATACATTGATTGTAGTAATTTATACCATTTCAATAATAAAATGTAATtcttatattaattttatcaaataattgATCTTTATACTACACTTAAATGTTTTattcttttaattttctctctacgtttttttaatgattttattataataattatatttttagtgtaatttctaattaagtaataaataaattataatattacaagaagatatataaaaaaaattaattatatgtcCAATAGTAGAATAACatgataaatataaaataatatgataatttGAGGTTTAATACTAACATATTTTAtgggtttttaaacaaaaaatttaactattatacttataaaagtgttaaaagaataaaatagtttttcattgtaaattttctactaTTCTCATCAATTGTGTGTTTTTAGATTAATTGCGTGAAAAATTTTCTACACAATCATTAAATACATGAAGATCATAAtagtgttttattttttaatagaaaattgcaacataagaaattttgaaaataatattatataaaaattgaattgatatttgataataaaaatacattagagAAATAACATTTATTGATACATAATTCTTAGAAGAAATATTAAAAGAAtagattttttaatttaaaaaaatcattaaaatattaaaagaatatatatttaactattatacttataaaagtgTAAAAGGATAATAGAGTTTTTCATTGTCTACTATCCCTTTAAATTGTGTGTTttagattaattgcatggaAATTTTCTACACAATTTATGTGAAATCTATGCATTaagaatgaatatatgtctgataataaaaatatttttttttatatacctACAAAAGTGTAGATCATTGGTCATGTTTTCCAATTgtcaaaagataaaaatgacctcctcatcaatacaaatcctagattcaataaagatatatttgtaaatttctAATTGTTGTAAGTGTAAAAttgaaatatcataattttttatttattccacCTAATATATCATTAATTAGTAGCCTAATTAttccatataatatataattagtaGCCTAACAAATGCTAATGAATTATCGCTGCAATATacattgattgtaataatttataTTACTTCAAGAATATAATGTAACTCCTATATTAATTTTCTCAAATATTTCAACTTATACcaactttaaatattttatctttttaattttctttctacatgttattttatgattttaatgcaattttgtaattatattttagtgtagtttctaattaataataaatcattGTATCACAAGaatatataagaaaaaaataattatatataaaatagtaCAATAACATgataagtatataataatattaaatttaatactaatatattttatgatttttaaactaagaattgaaaaataaattatttagtataatttatatcaataatcatgaaaataatataataaaatatgaatCTGATAGAAAAATTAAGAGAGTTAGTTATATaataagaaatttaaatattttagtagtaatttttttaaaaaaattatatatcagaCAATTTTTTTAGTGGAATTTTTCCTACAGAGGAAGAAAAGGGTATGAGTGTttttctccgaacatccataaaattctTGTGTCTTTACTTTTCAAAAGTTTTTACATTTCAAACTATATCTTGTTGTTTAGATTGTCAACCGGTTGAAAATATTATTAGAAATATTGAATCATCTTCCACAATTCTCACGTGGTTCATATTTTAACCGTTTAAGAAAATCTTTCAAACACCTAAAAACGATTgaagataaattttaaaaacaaatatttttaaaagagtaatgtatattttttttctgATCCTAACAATACAATCACTACACATACaaatacataatatatatatatatatttatatataattctAAAGCAAAAGGTGAAAAAGTTCTGTAGgagattaaataatatttaaattgaatATTATAAGTTATCTTTTattatcaatattattatttcattagttttgataatattttgatgAGTTAgtcacaaatattttaaattgataattatttgtctttagtgtgcttcacttatataaattattatttatgcatttataaattttataatttggtTGATTTTTATGTTATTATAACTTATACGTGGTGCttagatatatatttttttcaaaaaaaaaaaaaaattcagttcaATTCGTTCTACATAATATGctcattataatttattatataacataaaatcaattgattgaattttaatttgagaaaaaattttgaaagtaaggtatataagttcttaattaatttattcctCTAATATGACAAAAGACTAAACCAATATGTTAAGCCTCATAAGAACTTTTCTCAGAAAATGGAGATGTTTCATTGTTCGGCTTACAGCGAGAAATGAGCTTCCAAAATAGTATccaaaagaagaaaagaaactATTTATACTAAAGTAAAAATAGGAAAAATGTGTTTTACTAAAAGCGTATTTTGTGAATCTTATTCTACCAacacaatataaataaaaaaatgattcaaattatttttttaaaaaatcaaagtttaatttttattaaataattaatatacacATGCATCGCACGTACTTCTTGCTAGTATTTACAAAACTCCGCAAAAATCTTAAATAGAAGTATATAAGAgtttataaaatttgttttacAGTTCTATAAAATTCCCAATTAACCCATAAATTTCAAGGTTAAATATTAAAGACGTCAATGTATTTCGGCATTTCCAAGGAGCAACGACCGcatcaatttttgtttttttaacagAAATTCATAATCAACTAATATTCATTTAGATAATCCTCAAAGGTTTGATTTTTGTACATTCTGAAGCTTCATATTAACCATACGTAAACTTTATGATTTCTTGTTAACTTTTCTAATAGATTCAATCAAATTCCAAACCATAGACAAGAAGCAGTTTGAGCGAAACAATTGTGATTCATCTGCACATAAAAGCACAAACCAAACATACTCAGATCTCATTCATCAGATGAGGACTTTTGTACAAATGAGAAGACCCGATATCAGAGCAGTTTTTTGGAGAAACAGCTAATACAACTTCTAGTTTTCCTATCTCATCTAACCAAAGAGGGAGCTCAATGAGGTAATTGATTCCCAAATCCCATTTCGTCCACCAAAACAAACATAACTAAATTGATGAAAGGTCCTCGTATATGGTCTTGATGCCGGGCCTCTCAGATACAGCACGAATGCATCTTAGAGCTATTTCAAGAACATTCTTCATTCCCTTGTCTGCTGCCGGGATTGCCATCTCTGATGTCAACACAGAATCGAAACAATCCGATCCTCGGCCTTCCACCACCCTCAAACGAACCCAATCGGTCAAGTCAACACCTCCATCTTCACCAGAAACTACATCTCCTGCACGTTTCCCTGTTAGAAGTTCCAGTAAGATCACCCCAAAGGCGTAAATGTCGGATTTGAAGGAAGGTACAGGTTTCTTTGATGCAGCTAGTTCAGGTGCACGGTATCCCAGCACCCCAGCATCAAGAATCTGTTCTATGATGCCCGATTGGGTCATAAGGCGGTGCAGACAGTAATCAGCCACTCGAGCATTGAGATCAGGTCCATCTAGTAGTATATTGGTAGCTTTAAGGTTTCCATGAGGAATGGCTCGATCAAAATGGAGATAGTTCAGGCCACGTGCAACATCAACAGCTATTTTGAGCCTCTGGGCCCAGGTCAAGGGTGGACCCTTTCTTCCCGGACGATCTGCAGATAGGGGATGGTAAGAAAGTACTAGGTAGCCAATTATATTCCAACTATAAAAAGACGAAGTGCAGACATTTTGATCTTCATGCATTTTATAGGATAGCGTCCTCGTGCCCATACTTGTAACCACCTATATATTTTTTGGGTTTTAGGAGTATATACAAGTGATGTCACTAAAAAATACTAAGTTACAAAAATTAGTTTCATGAAACTATAGAAACCTAACCACAACCAGTTTGATTCCACAAAACAAAACTGGTGTCATTTGAGAAAACAGACATTTCGATAACATCCAAACGAGGGGTGAAAGGAGATAGATTGACAACTTTagaattttctcataaaatcaggataaaaaacataaaataagcAAAGACATGCAGAAATTGCTCGAGTACAGAATACAACATTTACCATAGAGAAAACCAGCAACACTTCCTGGAGATATGTAGTCTGAAAGAATAAGCTTCTCGTGTTGTGTTGGTCCCCAGTAGTACCCTCTCAATCCAACCACATTTGGATGTTTGATGTTGGAAAATTTTTTAGCTTCTTTAGCAAAGTCCTTTTTTTGCTTCGCAACTCCTTCTCTCAACCACTTCACAGTCAAGAACAACCCGTTCTCCATAGTTGCTCTGTAAGATGTCCCATGGCTGCTTCTTCCAAGGACTTCTGCAGGCGCCCTTGATAGTTCCCCAGCTGAAAATGAGATTGTATCATCTAAAAAGTAAAGCTCGCCAGCCAGTTGCTCAGGAGATCTGACATCCAGTCTGGAAAGATTATCTGCAGTAAAGGAATCCCCTGATTCTGGCGACCATGAGAATTGGCTGGGCTTGGATGGGGAGAAGCCGGTTACAGCAGCCATATTCTCATCGGGACTAATTATCTCTAATGACGATCCTTTTCGAGATGTCACAAGGTCCTCTGCCGATACAACCAACCCACCTGAACGGACTCCTCCACCAAAGCTTGAAGTATTTGCCGATGTTTGATATCTGGCATTTTTTTCGGTCTCATGTGGCAAAAGCCTTTTCGATACACACTTGTAATATATGAAAAGTGCAAGAAGGATCAAAATGATAATAGCAATCAGACAAGCCGCTATTACTACCGCCATTATGAGAGTTCTCAAATGTTTCTTACTTGTATTTCCAGCTGGAATATGGTCAGAACTGGGAGGAGGATTAGGGAACTGCAACTGAGGATTTCCAGGGTAGAAAGAAGATAGAGAAAACTTCCTCAAATTTTCTGGTACGACACCAGAAAGATCATTATAGGATGCATTAAAGCTTTGGAGAGTGTTAGGCAAGTTCTTGGGTATCGGACCAGTAAAATGATTCCGAGAAATATCCAATGAATTTAAGATACCCAAACCACCAATAGAAGTAGGCAGAGAACCAGAGAATTTGTTTCCTCCCATATTAAGCACTTGAAGAGAAGAAAAATTTCCAAGCCCCTCAGGGAAGTAGCCATCCAACTGATTATCGGAAATATCAAGAACACTGAGATTTGAATCACTCGAGGGAGGAGAAAAACTAATGCTACCGGATAGTATGTTGCTCTGAAGGTGAAGTTCTTTCAGAGTAGCTGATGTTAAAAGAGCAGGTAAAAGTGGTCCATCCAACTGGTTGAAGCTGAAATCGAGGGTCATGAGTTTTGGGAATTGCAGAATAACTTTTGGGAGAGAACCATTCAGGGAAttgtgggacaggttcaggtaCTTTAACCGCAAAAACTGAGCAGTTACCTCAGGAATGGATCCCACCAAATTGTTGTGGCTAAGATCAAGAATTTCTATGTTTCCCCATTTCAGCAACCGCGACAAATTTCCTTCAAATTGGTTTCTCGAAAGATCAACTACCGCACAGCTTCCCGTCAGCAGTGGAAGCTCGCCAGAAAGTACATTTGAGGAGAGATTGAGGGTGTTCAATGTTGTTGATGTGATCATACCTATTGGCCCTGTCAAAGTAACAAAAAGGTTAGGTAGTTATCGCAAGATTGACGGGACTCTGAATCAATTTCCCTAAACAACAAAATTAGACTGTTTCACAACCACAAAAGTAATGAATAAGAGGATGCTATGACAATTTTTGGATGACAGCTAAAAGTTTACAGTAGTATATGCACCTGAGAGGTTGTTGCCACTCAAGTCCAAGTCCGTTAGCACCAATGACTCTCCCTTCAGAAGATTGTTAGGAATGTAACCAGAAAATCTATTATTACTGAGTTTCAGGACTTGAAGATCATACACAAAATTGAACCCCGGCAACACCCCAGACAATTGATTGTAGCTCAAATCAAGAACCTCCACAGTCCCAAAAGTTTGCGCCATACTACCATTGACAAGTGATCCCGCCAATTGGTTGTGACTTAGATTTAAATGCTTCACGGACAACGAAATATCCCCAAGAAAGTTCAGATGCTCTTCAGCAGCATTCCCAAGTAAATTCCCACTAAGATCAATATGACTGGCTGAAGTAGCTAGCAACAATACAGGATCCAATTTACCATCAAGCATGTTTCCGTGCAAGTCAAGCACATCAAGCTGTTTCATCAGTTCAAACCCTTTAGGGATACTTTTTGTGAAGCCATTTAATGATAGGTTAAGATACACCACATCTCTCAACCTCGTCAAAGATGAGGGCAATGGGCCAGAAAGGGAGTTGCGGCTCATGTCTAAAGAAAGAACGGAGGAGAGTCCAGAAATGGATTCGGGGATCGAgccagaaaaattatttcccGCCAAAGAGAGGTTTCTTACGCTACCCATTTTACCAATTTCAGGTGGCAATGAGGAGAAAAATAAATTGTCAGAAATATCGAGATATTCAAGATTCTTGAAGTCGCCAAGCCTGGCAGGCAGCGTCCCCGATATTGAATTGTTGGAGATTGAAAGTTTGACaagcattgacagatttgtaaAGACACCCAAATCTGTGTCCGCGGTCAATCCCACATTGTCAAGAACAACAGCTGCAACATTACCACCATTACACATAACCCCGTTCCAGGATGCAGGACACCCATTGAAATCAATAGATTCATCGTTCCACGAATCAAGCACAAAACCTGTTGGATCATGCTTGATTCCTTTCTTGAACTCAAGCAGAGTCAGAATATCCTGGGATGGCAGCTGCCCCAGTGAACAGACGAAGCAAAAACCAACCATGAAAAGCCTAACTATCCACATTCTAACCTCTA
Coding sequences:
- the LOC140838660 gene encoding LRR receptor-like serine/threonine-protein kinase GHR1, coding for MWIVRLFMVGFCFVCSLGQLPSQDILTLLEFKKGIKHDPTGFVLDSWNDESIDFNGCPASWNGVMCNGGNVAAVVLDNVGLTADTDLGVFTNLSMLVKLSISNNSISGTLPARLGDFKNLEYLDISDNLFFSSLPPEIGKMGSVRNLSLAGNNFSGSIPESISGLSSVLSLDMSRNSLSGPLPSSLTRLRDVVYLNLSLNGFTKSIPKGFELMKQLDVLDLHGNMLDGKLDPVLLLATSASHIDLSGNLLGNAAEEHLNFLGDISLSVKHLNLSHNQLAGSLVNGSMAQTFGTVEVLDLSYNQLSGVLPGFNFVYDLQVLKLSNNRFSGYIPNNLLKGESLVLTDLDLSGNNLSGPIGMITSTTLNTLNLSSNVLSGELPLLTGSCAVVDLSRNQFEGNLSRLLKWGNIEILDLSHNNLVGSIPEVTAQFLRLKYLNLSHNSLNGSLPKVILQFPKLMTLDFSFNQLDGPLLPALLTSATLKELHLQSNILSGSISFSPPSSDSNLSVLDISDNQLDGYFPEGLGNFSSLQVLNMGGNKFSGSLPTSIGGLGILNSLDISRNHFTGPIPKNLPNTLQSFNASYNDLSGVVPENLRKFSLSSFYPGNPQLQFPNPPPSSDHIPAGNTSKKHLRTLIMAVVIAACLIAIIILILLALFIYYKCVSKRLLPHETEKNARYQTSANTSSFGGGVRSGGLVVSAEDLVTSRKGSSLEIISPDENMAAVTGFSPSKPSQFSWSPESGDSFTADNLSRLDVRSPEQLAGELYFLDDTISFSAGELSRAPAEVLGRSSHGTSYRATMENGLFLTVKWLREGVAKQKKDFAKEAKKFSNIKHPNVVGLRGYYWGPTQHEKLILSDYISPGSVAGFLYDRPGRKGPPLTWAQRLKIAVDVARGLNYLHFDRAIPHGNLKATNILLDGPDLNARVADYCLHRLMTQSGIIEQILDAGVLGYRAPELAASKKPVPSFKSDIYAFGVILLELLTGKRAGDVVSGEDGGVDLTDWVRLRVVEGRGSDCFDSVLTSEMAIPAADKGMKNVLEIALRCIRAVSERPGIKTIYEDLSSI